One Triticum dicoccoides isolate Atlit2015 ecotype Zavitan chromosome 4B, WEW_v2.0, whole genome shotgun sequence genomic window carries:
- the LOC119295545 gene encoding leucine-rich repeat receptor-like serine/threonine-protein kinase BAM3 — MELQAGGTWVKHLKLSNLGLKGMLSPEIGQLNNMHFLILHRNLFYGIIPREMVDLRELKVLDLGYNNLNGSIPSELINILSLEFIFLKRNKLYGDLPLELNELISLCESQVRHGRTFSNRMPAARLWKNGCSIPSTSCHELGHRRREPTRSCTAVRSGVAANGVVQSVDCRLDAYESVPTSTMSKHRKSSQLDNISGYESCLLCMQFCHYFVKAFSF; from the exons ATGGAGTTGCAAGCAGGAGGGACATGGGTCAAGCATCT GAAGTTGTCAAATCTTGGTCTGAAGGGAATGTTATCTCCTGAGATTGGACAGCTTAATAATATGCATTTTCT TATACTGCACAGGAACTTGTTCTATGGTATTATCCCTAGAGAGATGGTAGATTTACGAGAGCTGAAGGTGTTGGATCTGGGGTACAATAACTTAAATGGATCAATTCCATCAGAGCTAATAAACATTTTATCCCTGGAATTTAT CTTTCTTAAAAGAAACAAACTTTATGGTGATTTACCTCTTGAACTAAATGAGCTCATCAGTCTGTGTGAGTCTCAGGTTCGGCACGGCAGGACTTTCTCAAATAGGATGCCCGCTGCAAG GTTGTGGAAAAACGGATGTAGCATTCCTTCTACAAGTTGTCATGAGCTGGGACATAGAAGAAGAGAACCGACGAGAAGTTGCACAGCGGTTCGCTCTGGTGTAGCTGCCAATGGCGTTGTGCAAAGTGTAGATTGCAGGCTAGATGCGTACGAGTCCGTCCCTACGTCCACGATGTCGAAGCATAGAAAATCAAGTCAATTAGATAATATATCTGGCTATGAAAGTTGTCTTTTGTGTATGCAGTTTTGCCATTATTTTGTAAAAGCTTTTAGTTTTTAA